A stretch of Falco rusticolus isolate bFalRus1 chromosome 2, bFalRus1.pri, whole genome shotgun sequence DNA encodes these proteins:
- the TASL gene encoding TLR adapter interacting with SLC15A4 on the lysosome yields MLSEGYLQGIVYLCEDLNPELYSKSLAEEVVYEMRSINYSSTDEAQGKSLLQRCRSAGKCISSGRSRGSKHSRRQKDNLLQPTQHPAPAGQPSPTMHVCEGLTKKDTYLVPSSCKSICKNYNDLHIAGDYVVPISSVTTDFTCDSGIGPFLESSEIPPPMESVRVPPSSDTSRKPLQGYSSCWRLASLVPHQQPLSDSALNDYLEQKLVELYKQYIMDSTANRASPTQILASELIMTNVDQISMQISKERNMETTKAKDIVISRFLQIASEKISSEISTPSLCISQYSHTNA; encoded by the coding sequence ATGCTGTCGGAAGGTTACCTTCAGGGAATTGTCTACCTCTGTGAAGACCTGAACCCTGAGCTCTACAGCAAGAGTCTGGCTGAGGAAGTGGTGTATGAAATGAGGTCCATTAATTATTCTTCCACAGATGAAGCACAAGGAAAAAGCCTCCTTCAGAGATGCAGATCTGCTGGCAAGTGCATTTCCTCAGGCCGCTCTAGAGGTAGCaagcacagcagaaggcagaaggATAATCTCTTACAGCCTACACAGCACCCTGCGCCTGCAGGGCAGCCGTCGCCAACTATGCATGTCTGTGAGGGGCTGACAAAAAAAGACACCTACTTGGTTCCATCTTCctgcaaaagcatttgcaaGAACTACAATGATTTGCACATAGCTGGGGACTACGTTGTGCCAATTAGCTCAGTCACGACAGATTTTACCTGTGACAGCGGCATAGGCCCCTTCTTGGAGTCCTCGGAGATTCCTCCCCCCATGGAGTCCGTGAGGGTGCCCCCCTCTAGTGACACTAGCCGCAAGCCACTCCAAGGCTACTCCTCATGCTGGCGGCTGGCAAGCTTAgtgccccaccagcagcccctctcTGACTCGGCCCTGAATGACTACCTTGAACAGAAGCTGGTGGAGCTGTACAAGCAGTACATCATGGATAGCACAGCAAACAGAGCATCCCCTACTCAGATCCTGGCCTCAGAGCTTATAATGACTAATGTAGATCAAATCAGCATGCAGATATCAAAGGAAAGGAATATGGAGACCACCAAAGCCAAAGACATTGTCATTAGCCGGTTCTTACAAATAGCCAGTGAAAAAATATCCTCAGAAATTAGCACACCTAGTCTGTGTATTTCCCAATATAGCCACACTAATGCATAA